The Vanessa atalanta chromosome 2, ilVanAtal1.2, whole genome shotgun sequence genome has a segment encoding these proteins:
- the LOC125072322 gene encoding ribosomal RNA small subunit methyltransferase NEP1 has product MGKKRKLGSNNDDFEFDPIPRHLVTSHIKKQEKRLIVILENAQLETVKAGNSFELLNCDDHAHILRKNDRDPGSCRPDIAHQSLLMLMDSPLNRAGLLQVYIHTEKNVLIEINPQTRIPRTFKRFAGLIVQLLHKFSIRASDGPMKLLKVIKNPITSHLPVGAKKLTMSFSSKLVKNCRELVPKDEPIVLVIGAMAHGKVEVDYSEDVISISNYPLSAALTCAKLCSAFEEVWGVV; this is encoded by the exons ATGGGTAAAAAGAGAAAACTTGGATCAAATAATgatgattttgaatttgatCCAATTCCAAGGCATTTGGTTACATCGCATATCAAAAAACAAGAGAAacgtttaatagttattttagaaAACGCTCAGTTAGAAACAGTAAAG gCAGGGAATAGTTTCGAGCTCTTAAACTGTGATGATCATGCCCATATTTTGAGGAAAAATGACAGAGATCCAGGTTCATGTAGGCCTGACATTGCTCATCAATCATTACTTATGTTAATGGATTCACCTTTGAATAGAGCGGGCTTGTTGCAAgtgtacatacatacagaaaaaaatgttttaattgaaatcaatCCACAAACAAGAATACCAAGAACATTTAAAAGATTTGCTGGTTTAATAG tgCAACTTTTACATAAGTTTTCAATAAGAGCATCTGATGGCCCAATGAAGTTGTTGAAAGTAATTAAGAATCCTATTACTTCACATTTGCCCGTGGGTGCTAAGAAATTAACCATGTCATTCAGTTCAAAACTAGTAAAGAATTGCCGAGAATTGGTACCAAAGGATGAACCAATTGTTTTAGTGATTGGTGCTATGGCTCATGGTAAAGTTGAAGTAGATTATTCAGAAGATGTCATCTCTATCAGCAATTATCCACTATCAGCTGCATTAACTTGTGCTAAGTTGTGTTCCGCCTTTGAAGAAGTTTGGGGAGTAGTCTAa
- the LOC125074216 gene encoding autophagy protein 5, protein MANDREVLREIWDGKLPICFQLHQEEIMEIQQPDPFYVMVPRLSYFPLVTDKMKRHFLRYISQESADNEMWLDYNGQPLKWHYPIGFLYDLFCGNDPQLPWTLTVHFTKFPENILLRCPNKDIVEAHYMSTVKEADVLKHRGQVMSTMQKKDHNQLWLGLQNDKFDQFWAINRRLMESHGDNEGFKHIPIRMYSDDGICCQRLISPKNNDGSRKIIQQLLSELYPDKPEVKLRTHGILIPLDTPLQWLSEHMSYPDNFLHICMC, encoded by the exons ATGGCTAACGATAGGGAAGTTTTACGAGAAATATGGGATGGGAAGTTACCAATATGCTTTCAATTACACCAAGAAGAAATAATGGAAATACAACAGCCTGACCCATTCTATGTAATGGTGCCACGATTGAGCTATTTCCCCTTGGTTACTGATAag ATGAAAAGACattttttacgttatatatCCCAAGAAAGTGCTGACAATGAGATGTGGCTTGACTATAATGGACAACCGCTAAAGTGGCACTATCCCATTGGCTTTCTTTATGATCTTTTTTGTGGAAATGACCCTCAGCTGCCCTGGACTTTAACAGTTCATTTTACAAAGTTcccagaaaatattttactacgcTGTCCCAATAA agataTTGTTGAAGCACATTACATGTCTACAGTAAAAGAAGCAGATGTACTTAAACACAGAGGACAAGTAATGTCAACAATGCAAAAGAAAGACCATAATCAGTTATGGCTAGGTTTGCAAAATG ATAAGTTTGACCAATTTTGGGCTATTAACAGAAGATTAATGGAATCACATGGAGACAATGAAGGTTTTAAACATATACCAATTCGAATGTATTCTGATGATGGAATTTGCTGTCAAAGACTAATAAGCCCCAAAAATAATGATGGAAGCCGAAAGATTATCCAACAACTCCTATCAGAATTATATCCAGACAAACCAGAAG TTAAACTAAGAACACATGGAATCCTTATCCCATTGGACACACCACTTCAGTGGCTTTCAGAACACATGAGCTACCCTGACAATTTTCTACATATTTGCATGTGCTAA
- the LOC125074200 gene encoding torsin-1B isoform X2, producing MFGQPLVNEISNILEAHKNLYNSSKGSKKALVLSLHGWSGVGKNYAATMIAEALYKKGMQSKYVKLFMGKKDFDCSDVQKTQIDLINKVNELVRNCPASLIIFDEIHEMCPSILDAIKPMLDHHHAVDGVDYRNTIFIFISNIGGKEIVSNLLDLYSQGIKRNDVDFHNFEPIIRRAAYSTGGFEKSSTIAQHLIDHYIPFLPLEQHHVEMCALAEFRAHGIYHPTEEMMADALSVITYGPTEEQPIFANNGCKRFTKQIPYVILKHKSKTEL from the exons ATGTTCGGGCAACCTTTGGTGaatgaaatttcaaatatacttGAAGCCCATAAGAATTTATACAATAGTAGTAAAGGAAGTAAAAAAGCTTTAGTTTTGAGCTTACATGGTTGGTCCGGTGTGGGAAAGAATTATGCAGCCACAATGATAGCTGAAGCTCTGTATAAAAAAGGAATGCAAAGTAAATATGTAAAACTATTTATGGgaaaaaaagattttgattGTTCAGATGTGCAAAAAACTCAG attgatttaataaataaggttaATGAGTTGGTAAGGAATTGTCCTGCATCATTGATCATATTTGATGAAATACATGAAATGTGTCCATCCATTTTGGACGCTATAAAACCAATGCTAGATCATCACCATGCAGTGGATGGGGTTGACTATAG gaataccattttcatttttatatcaaatataggAGGAAAAGAAATAGTATCTAATTTATTAGACTTATACAGTCAAGGTATAAAACGAAATGATGTTGATTTCCACAACTTTGAGCCCATTATAAGAAGAGCGGCATATAGCACAG GTGGATTTGAAAAATCTTCAACCATAGCACAGCATTTGATAGATCATTACATACCTTTTTTACCACTTGAACAACATCACGTAGAAATGTGTGCATTAGCAGAGTTTCGTGCTCATGGAATTTATCATCCCACTGAAGAAATGATGGC agaTGCTCTATCTGTGATTACATATGGACCAACTGAAGAACAACCCATTTTTGCAAATAATGGTTGTAAAAGATTTACAAAGCAAATTCCATATGTAATACTTAAACATAAGAGTAAAACTGAACTATAA
- the LOC125074200 gene encoding torsin-like protein isoform X1 has translation MLLELVFGAAVFGSSWFKWDLIKSNTICRYTECCDVNHVPFDIDKLRQSFSQKMFGQPLVNEISNILEAHKNLYNSSKGSKKALVLSLHGWSGVGKNYAATMIAEALYKKGMQSKYVKLFMGKKDFDCSDVQKTQIDLINKVNELVRNCPASLIIFDEIHEMCPSILDAIKPMLDHHHAVDGVDYRNTIFIFISNIGGKEIVSNLLDLYSQGIKRNDVDFHNFEPIIRRAAYSTGGFEKSSTIAQHLIDHYIPFLPLEQHHVEMCALAEFRAHGIYHPTEEMMADALSVITYGPTEEQPIFANNGCKRFTKQIPYVILKHKSKTEL, from the exons atgctGTTAGAACTTGTATTTGGAGCTGCTGTTTTCGGCAGTAGCTGGTTTAAGTgggatttaattaaatcaaatacaatatgTCGTTACACAGAATGTTGTGATGTAAATCACGTTCCATTCGATATCGATA AACTTAGACAATCGTTTTCACAGAAAATGTTCGGGCAACCTTTGGTGaatgaaatttcaaatatacttGAAGCCCATAAGAATTTATACAATAGTAGTAAAGGAAGTAAAAAAGCTTTAGTTTTGAGCTTACATGGTTGGTCCGGTGTGGGAAAGAATTATGCAGCCACAATGATAGCTGAAGCTCTGTATAAAAAAGGAATGCAAAGTAAATATGTAAAACTATTTATGGgaaaaaaagattttgattGTTCAGATGTGCAAAAAACTCAG attgatttaataaataaggttaATGAGTTGGTAAGGAATTGTCCTGCATCATTGATCATATTTGATGAAATACATGAAATGTGTCCATCCATTTTGGACGCTATAAAACCAATGCTAGATCATCACCATGCAGTGGATGGGGTTGACTATAG gaataccattttcatttttatatcaaatataggAGGAAAAGAAATAGTATCTAATTTATTAGACTTATACAGTCAAGGTATAAAACGAAATGATGTTGATTTCCACAACTTTGAGCCCATTATAAGAAGAGCGGCATATAGCACAG GTGGATTTGAAAAATCTTCAACCATAGCACAGCATTTGATAGATCATTACATACCTTTTTTACCACTTGAACAACATCACGTAGAAATGTGTGCATTAGCAGAGTTTCGTGCTCATGGAATTTATCATCCCACTGAAGAAATGATGGC agaTGCTCTATCTGTGATTACATATGGACCAACTGAAGAACAACCCATTTTTGCAAATAATGGTTGTAAAAGATTTACAAAGCAAATTCCATATGTAATACTTAAACATAAGAGTAAAACTGAACTATAA
- the LOC125074181 gene encoding protein-serine O-palmitoleoyltransferase porcupine, which yields MDEEDEYFENTWTYISLCGEPTLYDGLRFAKDLILANVCLRFIIQYISMPHNVRHSLSLVFGSFLLYYNIGWALIWIYGLTIGTYVLIIFLSIFTKKCRGFFVSFCVILFLLLCEIYLINPKTWQQIRGVQMIVAMKVISVAIELDRNLFKQMLNPLEFGGYILCPANCILGPWISFHTYDQYLHVKFLTKRWVQIILFNLFISMFCLVLSNCIVPWYIDDNVSKWLTAYRDAQAFRMSHYFVSSMSIVSMISAGFGLTNDCHSDLQVTKPFFIELPRSLVQVVIFWNIPMHQWLKNYVFKTCQPYGQFMSILTTYAVSSLLHGFNFQFSAVLLSIGTFSYVEYNFRYKVALALEVCCLANPCVKQCEHKYKKNSLLAVFVNTLFSVLTIIHLAYLGVMFEASFSVQESGYSFYNTINKWENLNYFSHGLAAFMYLIYLMM from the coding sequence ATGGATGAAGAAGATGAATACTTTGAAAATACTTGGACTTATATTTCGTTGTGCGGTGAACCGACTCTATATGATGGACTCAGATTCGCCAAAGATTTAATATTAGCGAATGTATGTTTGCGCTTTATCATACAATACATTTCTATGCCTCACAATGTGAGACACAGTTTGTCTCTCGTATTTGGAAGTTTTCTTCTTTATTACAACATTGGCTGGGCTCTTATTTGGATTTACGGCCTCACCATCGGAACTTATgtgctaattatttttttgtccatttttacaaaaaaatgtagaGGATTTTTCGTATctttttgtgtaatattatttttattattgtgtgagatatacttaataaatccAAAAACTTGGCAGCAAATCAGAGGTGTTCAAATGATAGTAGCAATGAAAGTAATTTCTGTAGCTATTGAATTAGACAgaaatttgtttaaacaaatgTTGAATCCACTTGAATTTGGTGGGTACATACTTTGTCCTGCTAATTGTATTTTGGGTCCATGGATATCTTTTCACACTTATGATCAATATCTTCATGTAAAATTTTTGACTAAGAGATGGGTGCAGATAATTCTATtcaatctttttatttcaatgttttgtttagttttatctaATTGTATAGTGCCTTGGTACATAGATGATAATGTGAGTAAATGGTTGACTGCTTATCGTGATGCTCAAGCATTTAGAATGTctcattattttgtttcaagtaTGTCAATTGTTTCAATGATAAGTGCTGGATTTGGATTAACTAATGATTGTCATTCAGATTTACAAGTAACAAAACCATTCTTTATTGAGCTACCAAGGTCACTTGTTCAAGTTgttatattttggaatattcCAATGCATCAATGGTTaaagaattatgtttttaaaacttgCCAACCATATGGTCAATTTATGTCAATACTTACAACTTATGCGGTATCATCTTTGCTACATggctttaattttcaattttctgCAGTATTACTCAGCATTGGGACATTTTCATATGTAGAGTATAACTTTCGTTATAAAGTTGCATTGGCTTTAGAAGTTTGTTGTTTAGCCAACCCATGTGTTAAACAATGtgaacacaaatataaaaagaacagTCTCTTAGCTGTCTTTGTAAACacattattttctgttttaacCATCATACATCTAGCCTACCTTGGAGTTATGTTTGAAGCCTCCTTTTCTGTTCAAGAATCAGGATATTCATTTtacaatactataaataaatgggAAAACCTTAATTATTTTAGCCATGGCCTTGCagcatttatgtatttaatttatttaatgatgtga